In Methanoregula formicica SMSP, the DNA window CACGATCAGGATGTCTGCATGACGGGGCGACCCTTTGGCCAGGATCCCGAACCGCTCCACATCGAACCGTGGCATAAGGCAGGCAATGATCTCGATGTCACACGCATTGCACGCACCGCTGTTGAAGACCGTGACCCAGGGGGATTTCACCCGTGCCCAGTTGGCAATGCGCTGGCTCAAGGACTGCCGCTCACCTGTCATGACACCACTTCACCTCCTTGCCGGGGGGTCACTGCTCCCACCTCAGGATAGTGATGGCTACGGCAATGATGCCGAGATACCCCAGCGTGCCTGCCAGCGGAGCGTCGGCGGGAGCGACTGCGATGATGAGTGCGGCCACGTGGACTACCACAAAGAAGAGGGCCACGTAGAAGAACTGGTATCCCGGGAGGCAGGCACTCCCCTCCATCGCCTCTCCCCCGACATAGGGCATGGTCTTGTTCACCGAAGGTGTGAACTCCGGTGCAACCTTCCGGGACCAGGCATAGACCAGGTAACAGACCACAAGCGCGTACACTGCGATGAGGGGCGCGGAAGTGAGGAGGAACGGCAGGTCCATTCAGACCAGCCCCCAAGGGGTGAGCTGTCCGGCAGCGTGCGTGATCCAGTCGAACGACTCAGGGAAGAGGCCCAGATAGACCGTGACAATGGCAAGGACCACAACGGCAAAGAGCACGCTGCGGGAAAGGACGGCCTTCTTCCTCACCGGTCCCGCCACCGGGGCAACAGCAGGGGCGGAGAACATCAGAATCGAGAGGACGGGGATGTAATACCCAAGAGAGACCACGCTGTTGACCGCAAGGATCAGGGCAAGGACAACCCCGCTCATCAGGGATGTTGCCATACCTGCCTGCTCGAGGAGGAGCTTCCCCAAAAAGCCGCAGGTGAACGGGACGCCGATCAGGCCGAGGACGAAGATGACAAAGGCGATCCCGAGAAGGGGGTGCCGGGCCCCAATACCCCTCATCCCCTCCACCTCAGTTGTGCCGGCTTCCCACGAAAAGGCATCCGCGGCCATGAACGCGCCGCCTTTCATGATGCTGTAGGCGATTGTGTAATACAGCCCTGCCGTGAACGCAAAGGGAAAGTCGTACACAAGGCCCATGCCGAAGCCGAGAAGGATGTATCCCATCTGCGCCACGCTCGAATACGCGAGGATATACCGGAGATCCTTCTGGTTAAGGGCAAGGAGGTTGCCGGCCGTCATGGTGACGAGGGCAAAGAACGTGACAATGAGCCCGAGAACGAAAATGGTCCCGTTGCCGGAAGGTAGCGCTGTCAGGGAGAGGAAGAGGGCGACGAGCACCCCGGTCTTTGTGGCCCCGACCATGATTGCCGTAACGCCGGGCGGCGCGAGCGCATAGGCATCCGGCAGCCACGAATGCAGCGGGACGATGGCGAGCTTGACGCCATACCCGAGAAGGATGAGGACTGCCGCAAGCAGGATTACGACCGGGCTTGTCCCCGACAGGGCTCCGGGAAGACTGGAGAGGTCCGTTGTCTTTCCGGCAAGGAACAGGACCGAGACCCCGAAAAGGGCGGTCAGGGTCCCGGAAACCCCCTGGACGAGGTATTTCATTGCGGCAGGGACCGCGTTCTTGTCCTCCCGGTACCGGTAAGCAACGAGGGCGTAGATCGGGAGAGCAGAGAGCTCGACCATGACAAAGATAGTGAAGAGGTCGGTCGCAAAACCGACCGCTGTGGCACCGGCAAGGGCAAAGAGGCAGAGCGGGTAATAGAACCGCACCGGCCCGT includes these proteins:
- a CDS encoding NADH-quinone oxidoreductase subunit N: MIALDPGTLVPLYIALGGIVLYVVISRIPPGYRRWSGTLTALWLAAAFLYLLLTILESPPSPGTPYLGLTCGLLVTGLGGLAAFASQGNLDPDGPVRFYYPLCLFALAGATAVGFATDLFTIFVMVELSALPIYALVAYRYREDKNAVPAAMKYLVQGVSGTLTALFGVSVLFLAGKTTDLSSLPGALSGTSPVVILLAAVLILLGYGVKLAIVPLHSWLPDAYALAPPGVTAIMVGATKTGVLVALFLSLTALPSGNGTIFVLGLIVTFFALVTMTAGNLLALNQKDLRYILAYSSVAQMGYILLGFGMGLVYDFPFAFTAGLYYTIAYSIMKGGAFMAADAFSWEAGTTEVEGMRGIGARHPLLGIAFVIFVLGLIGVPFTCGFLGKLLLEQAGMATSLMSGVVLALILAVNSVVSLGYYIPVLSILMFSAPAVAPVAGPVRKKAVLSRSVLFAVVVLAIVTVYLGLFPESFDWITHAAGQLTPWGLV